From the genome of Dermacentor andersoni chromosome 3, qqDerAnde1_hic_scaffold, whole genome shotgun sequence:
ATCGATCTATACGAGAGGAATCTGGGCTCTGCTCATCGCATCGAATGCGTACGCCTTCTACGCCGCCTCGGATCGTCTCGAGTGTCGCATTCTCCGAAAGTAAATGAAAGCCTTGGCATCTCCCGCGTACAGGCGCGGCACATCTCTccgtctctttttctttctctgtctctgtACGTCTATCACGCTTGCATATGCATCGACGCGTGGTGAAATGCTAATTGCGATCGCGAGCTCATCAGCTTTGGTCCCTCCCAGCTCCATCACTATCGATACATTTACACACGCCAGACGATTCGCTATGTGGACTCCACGCACTTTCCTTTCCGATTTAGTGCTCTTGCTGCGTACGTCCTACCGTGCTACCCCGTTCTCTCTTGATTACACACctttacgacgacgacgacaaatcgccgcgtgcgtgtgtgcgcatccTTGACCGCATTTAGCGGTTTGGGCAGCACGCGCGTTCCGTTATCGCCCGCGCCGCGCGGTTGGAGGTGTCATAAAGGCCCGCGGGGAGTGAGGCCAAACCTCTACTTTTACGACCCTGTTTTGTAGAGGGTCGTCTTGCGGTTTCCTTCATTGACGTAACGGTGACCGTGCTGCAGGCGCTGAAGCAGACGTCTCGGGAAGGGCTTATCAGCGCGCTTGGAGTTCGTGAATCAGCCGGGAGGGGCCTGTAGCTATATCTCCTCCGCCCGGAAACTCTTCGGGGGCGCCGGAACTCCGAGGAGGCCCCTCTATCGCACCACGTCACCCATGCGTGCGTGTTCTCTGCCTTGGCAAGTGCGTCTATAGCCGAAACTGCAACGAAACATTACGCGTCCGCCGCACAGATATGCCGCGGGAAATCCGCGTTGTAAAGCAGATCGTCTTATGCATCGCGAGGAGTGGTCGAAGCGTTAACGCCGTATAACAGACACGTCGGTCCGCCCGCGAGCACGGCGTGACATTGAATCTGTAGGCTATGACGCCGATGTGCTTGTCTTTCCCGTGCAGTGGGATGCTACAGCAAAGCAAGGTCCCAGGTTTTCTAGTTTCGTCTCTTATCAATATCATGCATGATCAGTCACTTACATTACACCAAAAAGTCTAtttaatgcaaaaaaatattAGCACTTGCACAATAAAACTTCTGTAACGAACCTTTCTGAGGGATTTGTTTATTGGCGAAACCACGAAAGGGGTTGGGAGGGGGTTGGGGTGGAATAGGCAATAGCACTAACAACCTCCTCTcacaaccaccaccaccccaGACGTTATCGCCGCCGGCACAAACTCATTACATTGGTCTACAAGTGTATTTCTCGTATAAGAGTGCAACATGCTTTAATTCGCTCTCGAAATATTCATGGAGCCGCATGGAACATCCCTTCAacgtaaacctttgtttgaattCCGAGAAGAACAAGCactcgacgaaaaaaaaaaaaaacattcgtttATATTTCGTTAGAAGGGACGCCGTGCGGCTCTAAATAACAGGAGCAACGACTGCGGAATCGAGCGACAATGCGATGGGGGCTGGCGCTGTGCGATGTTTGGAATTCTTTATAGCTCGAGCACAATGAGAGGGCGCGCGTGGCGGGCTTAACTGCATTGTAGCAGCGCTTGGATGAAAGCCAACTGCGCAGAAATTCGCTCGACCGCTGCCAACCCAGTTCTCACAATAGCCGGCGTATCGCGCGCGAACGGCCTTCCCATTGTGCGCATTCAGAAGTGGGGAGCAAACAGGGCCGAGTGCATGGCCCGTGCCGACTAGATATATATGGAGCGCCGCTGCTTTCACAGCTGCATCGAACGAAGTGTTCCCAGAAAGACGGCCGGCAGGATGCGTGGGGAAAGCTTAATACTGAAAAGCAAGCTCTCGCTTTGCCGTGTCTGTCTGGTGCAGCTTCAAATGGACACCGAGGAGCGACGCCAAATAACTTTACGATAGGGCCTGCAGGCACTGATTAAAAGTGTTTACTTGGTTAAGAGAGTATCGATACGTCAATTTCGACTTGCCTTTCTCGGTTTTCTTGCAATCAATGAAGGCCCAAGCCCTCTAAACTCTAGGAGGTGTACTGGAAAGCGTCACAGGATCGTAAATATTTTGGTATAATGCCTGTATCTACGAGGCAGTTTCGATTTCGGTACATAGGACGTGGAAGCGCCATGACGGTATGAATCACACTGGCTTGGCCCTTTCTTGCTTAAAAGTGGCCTGAAACCATCGGAAAATGATAGCCGAAGTCAAGCGACAGCTTCTTGGCAGGAGACGCTTAATGGTTCGCACTATCGGATGATGGGGTGACCCTTATACGtcacctcctcccccccccccccccccatatgtaCACTTACCACACAAAGACAATGTCCAATGTATACGAAGTTCTCCGCTCCTGCGCTTGCAGTGGACGCCCGCCATCTTACTTTGGGCATGCCCTGGGACAAGGGCAGTCTGCGAAAGTGTATACTTAAAGGCGTGAAATTACTTGAGCAACCTGGTGAATGTGAACGGCGGCTCACGGAACAATACATTTCGTGAGTCGCTGTTGCAGTATCTGCATGAAACGGGCCTCCTTGCTTACGTATAATTTCATTCCCTCATTATACTGCGTGACAacgcaggcgaaaaaaaaaaaaagaaagattagcgTAAACGGAGTGGTTGTTGGAAGCGCTGTGTATCCGTTATGTGCTTGGTGCCCTACAGTCAAGGGTGCAGGTGACAAACGTTCTCGTCGCCGCAGCAACATGAAAGAGAGGACATGCGGGTGCTTGTTTATTGTCAGTTTAAATATGGTATAGTAACTGCACCTGGGTAGGCAAAATGGCGCCATCTATGCGACAAGTTATTCCTCACCAGGAGCTGAATTCATAAAGCTTTTCGCTCGCAAAATTTGTTACTGGGCTTGTCGGTTCATGCTTAGGAACTGAATACTGGTGTGCGCAATTCTAAGACGGGACAGAATTGTCCTGTGCCTCTGTGTTTATCTTCTGTTCCGTCTTAGAATTGCGCATACTAGTATTCAGTTCCTTAGCTTTTCGCTCGTATAAGTGTTCTTGGCCGTTTAGCTGCCGCCTTGACTAATACTATGGCCAGAACCGtgcaggattggctggaatttgctttTAGTAACAATTCTAGCATCGGGCTTTTTGTGGTTGCGGGCCCTTATTTGCTATAACAAGATTCAACGGGTTTTATTACACAGCACCCACATTTAGACGAAGGTGGAACGCGAAGAGAGCCCGGATGTTGAGGCACCGGCTTCCGCTATAGTCTGCTAGGCTGACGGCTTTACGATATAATTTTTGCTGCGAATAGCAATGCTACAGTATATTTCTCCTTCTCGCTGCTTTTTTCATACTTCTTGAAAGGACGATAGGGTCAAATGAAATGCTTACATCACATGCAACACTGTGGCATATTTACCCTAAACAAGATGAGATAAAACGCTCAGGCTGAGCAATTGAGAATAGGCCTATGCAAGGCCAGGTCCGCCTGCAGTAAGACCCATTACccacccccccctccctttctttcttgccTCCTTATAGTATTGCAACACACAATGCCCCAATACAGCATATTATAACAATATGTATTATCATGGGCAATGATAAAGATGTATGTTACACCAAAGGCAACAAAACTTTGGAGCAAGGTCCTTGCAGGCATGTTACGcattgtttttatttcgcgactTCTTCCTTcctctgcattcttttttttttcttgcggaatGCTACAATACGGTAAAGTCTATTGATTATTGTTATCCTTTTTAAGCGCTAAACACAGCGCGCAAGGTCCGGGATACAGTATACGTTCTCGGAAAGAATTCGGCCCACGCTTCGCCGGCACCGTGAGAGACGGGTGACATTTACCTCGATGGCGTGACATTTCGGCCTCAGCGCCAAGAAGCGACGGCGTGCGTCGTTTTCGTGGGCCCCTCCGTGTACGAGAGGTCTGGGTCGGCGTGTGCACAAAACACACCGACAAACAAAAGCAGACAACGTGCACCCTCGAAGCTTGCGCACGTTCGATGAACTTTCGGCGATGGCAAAAccacctccgccccccccccccccccccccaatccttAGGCCGCTCCTGTTTCCTTCGCTCTCtgtcttatttttttcctttctttctctctcgaatCTCGTCTGGTTCAACGACACACTaacaacaagcagcagcagcagcggaacgAAGATGCGACGACCGTATTACAagcgaaaagcaaaagaaaaaaaaaacaaaaataaataataataataataaaataagaacGAAATGACACGGGGGCTTGTACACGCCGCGCTCGCATGGCTACCACCTTTTCTTCCCACGGGATTCGTCGGCGCGCTGCTGATCTTACGCGAGCGCAATTCGattccgtccatccgtccgtccgtttcTTCGTCGTGCCCGCGCAGCGCGGCACACTTTTGTCTCTGTTCGTTTTTCCTCGGTTTGCGGCAAACCCGCGCCGCCCTTCGCAGTGCGGGCCGTGCGGGCTCATTCTCGCCGCCCAAAGAGTTGATGCTGTCTGCGTAGAGCCGGCACGTCgagaagacgagaaaaaaaaaaacaaagaagaggcAGTCTATAGTGACGTAATGGATCGACAAGGAGAACGAAGATGCAGCGAGCGTGGAACAAAGGTGGTTTCGTATCTTGTGTTCCGTttgaaagaaatatatatagagagagacagaggtgGATAGTTCTGAGACAGCGATCCGACAATCTATGAGCCTCTCGCTCAACTGCCCGTATGCGCCTCCTGATACCTCCTTGTTCTCCTCTCCTCCGCTCTCCTCCCCACCCCCTTCCGTTACGTATACACCAGTGTCTATCACTTGGTAGCTTCCGCGATAAAGCCGGTCGTACGGGCCCGGCGAACTCGTTTAGCAGCGAGGGAGCAAACACTTTTGTGCGAATGGGCCAACATGCCACAGCGAGGTTGTGGCAGTTTTGCACCGACCTTCGGAACAAGGGACTTAATCACTAAATCTCGATCATAGTGTCGGCGCGTCCCGCGCAGAGACTGCAGGTTCGATGACGGGGGCTGCTGACCACAGAGCCACGGCGAGCGGGCACTGGCGCAAAGAATGCGAGCAGCAGCCTGGATGAGCGTTGCGTCTCTCGGCCGTTCGGTCCGCCGCAGTTTGCAGCGATGCCTTTCACTCGATTCTGTGCCACTCTTGTCATCCACCGTTCATGCGGCCGGTTGATCCCATTGATAACGCGTACGGGGCGTCGTTCTGACCACTGACCAAGCACGAAgagcgcgagaaaaaaaagaaaaaaaagaagcatcgaAAAAGGCATTTCTACAGAATCACGGGCCAGCTGAGACTCATAATGTATTCTTTCGACTTTGCATATCGTTAACTCCGCGCTAAGAAATTGGTTACCAGAAAACGCTATGCACGTCAAACGTCCATTATTTAATTTACGCGCCGGAAGCCCAGCGACACAGTGTGATTGTCACGGATATCgaagtatatattttttttcgtatttggaaTGTTGTGCCGCAGTAACATTTCTCAAAACCTGCTAAGGTTTGTCTTCCGGCACGTTTAAAGTAGGGCGTAGTCTATTTTTCGATGAGAAATTAACCAGGTCCGAGAAGTCGCCGTCAGaatcgtgacgtcacggtgactAGTGCGGAACTTCAAGACAGCGTCGCCACCCGTCCTCTGTTTTTAGGGGTTTCTTCAGCTTATCGATCCTCCTTTCACGGTAAGAATGGCCTTTTTGGTATATTGCTGCAAGGCtgtttactaatacagctcaagtTATTTGTTAGTGTCTCTTACGAATTCGGTGCAAGCTCTACCCACAAGAGCGCATCGCATGCGCCCTCTGTACCTCGGATCCGCCCTCCGCTACCGGTTTTTGTTGCGCCGTCTACAAAGAGATTAAGAGAAGTTCGGCTTCACCCGTGACGTCATTGAAATAAGCAAAGGTAATTGGCTGGCGCACCTATACAAATTTCCAGTCAGACACCGTTGACCTCGCCGTATCGCATTTGACCGCGACAAATGTATGGGGGTGCGCTTTGCGAAGCATGCGCTAGTGCCGAGAAAAGCCGTGTAATCGAAAGAGATATGCTTTCCGGAAGGGAACATTCACTCGAAGAACGAGTGAATGCCAGCACCAGGCACGTGCCCTCACCAGAAACGTGCCGCtcttgaaaaacaaaaacaaaaagagaaagaaaaacaaatcatttAAGTTTACCCTGTTCTGGGCGGTGTTGAACCCTGATCATATACGGGGTGGTCATTTTTAAGTACGAGTATACGTAATCttgaaaaatcgcctgtggcggatagcataattcttgtctttGAGCTGAATAATTctaagaggcagacattactagcacgagaaagagaaacatattcaaataattaacaagaattcgcAAGTTAACTTCTTAATTGATTACATTGTGGCACATGTTGGAATTTACGAAGTGTAACCGGTGAGCTTGCTACatatatccacttgaaatgaattcccagggtgacaccagtttcgaaatagtTCCCAacgtgtgggacgaaatacgtgAGCGTTCCAATTACTTGTATGCTTCAATGGGTAAAacaaagtggaacaacagtgcgtttctctgtctgtctgtctgaaaaacatttatttagataggtttTGCATCAACACTAGGTGGGCTCCCCCTTACGGGAGCCCATTGGCGTCGGCCGCCGCCCGGgcccgctcgaccaaggcccgttgggccgtcaggtcagagcagccgagcagggctgcctcccagtcctcccgggaaGGGTTGGGTAGGGGGGTTAGATTTGGGGTTTTTTGACATGCCCATACCATGTGAAAAATGTCTGAGGACttttccccacagtgcgggcactcccccgtgcaagcggggtcaaaatattttaaggctgccgggcacagcagagttttggtataaaggcgaaggagaatgcgctcctccgcctttgtgaggcccttacagggcttgggatagatggcatgGCCAGATTGGTAGAGCTGAACGATCTCTTTGAAAGTATAGGCGGGATTGGGTTCGGGGTCCGGAtcggtgggggacgaaggtgatgcCCGGAAAGTGAGCGCGCGGGCGACGGCATCGGCCGTCTCGTTTCCTTCGAGGCCCGTGTGAGCGGGAGTCCAGATAATCGTACGGTGCGAGGGGGCACCGAGATAGTCGctgttttgcaaaattttgtaggcgAGGTACGGTATGTGCCCCTGCTCAATATTGCGGCAAGCACCCCTCGAGTCGGTGATGATGACCCGCGAGTGTTGATCTGCAGCGGCTAGCGCGATGGCAACCACCTCCGCGTGTGTAATGTTGTGTGCACGGAAAGTGAGTCCGTTTACTGCTgtgttttggtggacgactgcggccgtgtaccaacccccatggtacgggccggaggcgtccacgtagaaGACTCCGTGTTTGTGTCCGTAGTGGCGAGCCAAGGCTTCCGCCCGCGCGAGGCGTCTGCCACTATGGTCCTCTCGTGTCATGTTGATCggaagagggcgcacgtgcagGGCATACCTCCACTGTGATGGGATATGTACGTGCTCTTCCGTATGTATTGAATgatggatgtgtagtcgggcaaggaggcggcgacccgacggcGTTTTAGAGAGTCTCGTGTATTGGTTCATCAAGTGTGCCTCTCGCAGCTCTTTAAAGGTGTTCACCATCCCCAGGCCCAAGAGGCGCAGGTTGGAGGTACTGACCGGgaggtcgagggcacgcttgtagATTTTACGGAGAATGACTTCGAGTGCATTCTCGTCAAGTTTGCGTAGGTGGAGGTATGGAGCCGAGTAAAGGACTCGACTggttacaaatgcatgcgccagccgcaaggcgtctttgcatCGTAACCCCCCGCGCTTGTTCGAAACCCGGCGGaccatccggcccacctggtcccccaccttacgCAATTTGGCCAATGTTGTGTCAGCTTTGCGATTTTTGTGAATAAAGAGCCCCAGTACTCGGATCTCGTCGTGTTCGGGTATGGGTCCACTGTTAAGGGAGAGGTCGATTTTGGTGGTGCACTTTGGTGAGGGGCGTATGTGCACAAATTCAGATTTGGACGGGGAGCACTGAAGGCCGCATCGACGGGCATAGTTGTCTACGATGTCCgccgcttgctgcaggttggcctCCATTTCTCCTACCGAGCCGTGtttagcccagatggtgatgtcgtcggcatacagcgcgtgCTGGATGCCATCGATCCTCGCCAGCTGAGCGGGAAGTCTCATCATCGCCAAATTGAATAGGAGGGGCGAGAGGACCGCTCCCTGCGGGGTCCCTCGCGTGCCTAATTGGTATGGGCCGTGTTCGCTGTCCTGAATCCGAATGTATGATTGTCGGTcagtgagaaattgcctaatgTGGTTAAAGGTGTTTCGGCCGCAATCTGTTTGGGAAAGATGTGTTAGAATAATTTCGTGGgttacgttgtcg
Proteins encoded in this window:
- the LOC140216379 gene encoding uncharacterized protein gives rise to the protein MTREDHSGRRLARAEALARHYGHKHGVFYVDASGPYHGGWYTAAVVHQNTAVNGLTFRAHNITHAEVVAIALAAADQHSRVIITDSRGACRNIEQGHIPYLAYKILQNSDYLGAPSHRTIIWTPAHTGLEGNETADAVARALTFRASPSSPTDPDPEPNPAYTFKEIVQLYQSGHAIYPKPCKGLTKAEERILLRLYTKTLLCPAALKYFDPACTGECPHCGEKSSDIFHMVWACQKTPNLTPLPNPSREDWEAALLGCSDLTAQRALVERARAAADANGLP